A DNA window from Agarivorans sp. TSD2052 contains the following coding sequences:
- the rlmB gene encoding 23S rRNA (guanosine(2251)-2'-O)-methyltransferase RlmB, with the protein MMSQQVIYGLHAVQALLERSPERIIEVFALKGRQDERLLPLLNELRRLGASVQFMPRKALDDKAESTQHQGIVARVKAGRGYNEHDLKQLVESTTAPLFLILDGVTDPHNLGACLRNADAAGVVGVIVPKDNSVQLNATVRKVASGAAETVPLVVVTNLARTLRELQQMGVWVVGTAGEAEQFIYDTKLQGPMAIVMGAEGTGMRRLTRETCDELIKLPMLGAVSSLNVSVAAGICLFEAVRQRR; encoded by the coding sequence ATCATGAGCCAACAAGTAATTTATGGTTTGCACGCTGTGCAGGCTTTATTAGAACGAAGCCCAGAGCGAATTATCGAAGTATTTGCTTTAAAAGGTCGTCAAGATGAACGGCTACTTCCTTTGCTTAACGAGCTTCGTCGTTTAGGGGCATCGGTGCAGTTTATGCCACGTAAGGCCCTAGACGACAAAGCCGAAAGCACTCAACACCAAGGCATTGTGGCTCGGGTTAAAGCGGGGCGAGGGTATAACGAACACGATCTTAAGCAATTAGTTGAATCAACGACAGCACCGCTATTTTTGATATTAGACGGTGTCACCGATCCGCATAACTTAGGCGCTTGTTTACGTAATGCCGATGCTGCTGGAGTGGTGGGGGTGATTGTACCTAAAGATAACTCGGTGCAGTTAAATGCCACGGTTCGTAAGGTGGCCAGTGGCGCGGCTGAAACCGTCCCTCTAGTGGTGGTGACCAACCTCGCCAGAACGCTGCGAGAGTTGCAACAAATGGGCGTGTGGGTGGTTGGCACCGCTGGCGAGGCCGAACAGTTTATTTACGACACAAAGTTACAAGGCCCTATGGCTATTGTTATGGGTGCTGAAGGTACCGGTATGCGCCGCTTAACACGTGAAACCTGTGATGAGCTAATCAAGCTACCCATGCTAGGGGCTGTATCAAGTTTAAACGTCTCTGTCGCTGCGGGAATTTGTTTATTTGAAGCGGTTCGTCAGCGTCGCTAA